Proteins encoded together in one Helicobacter pylori window:
- the queC gene encoding 7-cyano-7-deazaguanine synthase QueC yields the protein MEQEICVIGFSGGQDSTTLAVWAKKRFKKVCLVGFDYAQKHSVELECAQKIASLLQLPYEIISLDFLENITRSALFKNSNDLIGHSHVQNKDLPNSFVPNRNAIFITLLHSYAQKIGASNIALGVSQADFSGYPDCKEDFIKSIEHALNLGSNTAIKILTPLMFLNKAQEFHMAKDLGVLDLVIKETHTCYQGERKILHAYGYGCDKCPACQLRKKGFEEFQAML from the coding sequence ATGGAACAAGAAATTTGCGTGATCGGTTTTAGCGGCGGGCAAGATAGCACCACTTTAGCCGTGTGGGCGAAAAAGCGTTTTAAAAAAGTCTGTTTAGTGGGGTTTGATTATGCGCAAAAACACTCTGTGGAATTAGAATGCGCTCAAAAAATCGCTTCTCTTTTGCAACTCCCTTATGAAATCATCTCGTTAGATTTTTTAGAGAATATCACCCGCTCCGCGCTTTTTAAAAACTCTAACGATTTAATAGGGCATTCGCATGTGCAAAATAAAGATTTACCCAACTCTTTTGTGCCTAATCGTAACGCTATTTTTATCACCCTTTTGCATTCTTACGCGCAAAAAATAGGGGCTAGCAACATCGCTTTAGGGGTTTCGCAAGCGGATTTTAGCGGCTATCCGGATTGTAAAGAAGATTTTATTAAAAGCATCGAGCATGCCCTAAATTTAGGATCAAACACAGCGATTAAAATCCTAACGCCTTTAATGTTTTTGAATAAAGCGCAAGAATTTCATATGGCTAAAGATTTGGGCGTCTTAGATTTAGTCATCAAAGAAACGCACACCTGCTACCAAGGAGAGCGAAAGATTTTGCATGCTTATGGCTATGGCTGCGATAAATGCCCGGCATGCCAATTGAGGAAAAAAGGCTTTGAAGAGTTTCAAGCCATGCTATAA
- a CDS encoding polynucleotide adenylyltransferase has translation MFELKAELKELFDIYEKSPYELYLVGGCVRDCLMGITPKDYDLTSNALVNESKELLLKHDFRVLETGIKHGTITALKNHQSYEITTFRMEKGHIKHRKPKELVFSAHLTDDLKRRDFSMNAIAYSPTKGLIDPFKGQNAIENQTIECVGEARLRFFEDALRILRALRFSATLGFKIAASTKRAVFACKDLLKHLSKERLQSELNKLLMGKNAYEVAKEYQEILELVTQEKIENLGFLKNAPLNLELRLLGFFKHQKSLENLRYPKKTCVLFAQAKECHKAFLNIHNKTELKFLLKDYDLEPFNLALDFYVLENPKHALKIKGLLKEIFDSNEPFKKEHLALKGGELQNLGYQHQKIGEILNACLNSVIENPKNNALEWLIEWVKGHYLPNDAINLSPIGKKLKIKNGKNMTTMNAIQWPKKWIPGETDNFVSNEVIVKGLDFNKVVQHLRDASHWEKYYKNSGNIHMYHQDNTILKDKTRFRFETFGFLVEAEVEEFELKDAILRLAWRGWNEAKGDEYLEVYHAWLVEKLDNDRVRILTQESQSGVPAKALAKSVPNAMLNGHQAWLDGLVAYSR, from the coding sequence GTGTTTGAGTTAAAAGCAGAATTAAAAGAATTGTTTGACATTTATGAAAAATCCCCCTATGAGCTTTACTTGGTGGGAGGGTGCGTACGCGATTGTTTGATGGGCATTACCCCCAAAGATTACGATTTGACCTCAAACGCTTTAGTCAATGAAAGCAAAGAGCTTCTTTTAAAGCACGATTTTAGAGTGCTAGAAACCGGTATCAAACATGGCACGATCACGGCTCTTAAAAACCATCAAAGCTATGAAATCACAACTTTTAGAATGGAAAAGGGGCATATCAAACACCGAAAGCCTAAAGAATTGGTTTTTAGCGCTCATTTGACAGACGATTTAAAGCGGCGCGATTTTAGCATGAATGCGATCGCTTATAGCCCTACAAAAGGGCTGATTGATCCTTTTAAAGGGCAGAATGCGATTGAAAATCAAACGATTGAATGCGTGGGGGAAGCGCGATTGAGGTTTTTTGAAGACGCTTTAAGGATTTTAAGAGCGCTGCGATTCAGCGCGACTTTAGGTTTTAAGATAGCAGCAAGCACCAAAAGAGCGGTTTTTGCGTGTAAGGATTTGTTAAAACACCTTTCTAAAGAGCGCTTACAAAGCGAATTGAATAAGCTTCTTATGGGGAAAAACGCCTATGAAGTGGCTAAAGAATATCAAGAAATTTTAGAGTTGGTTACTCAAGAAAAAATAGAAAATTTAGGGTTTTTAAAAAACGCGCCTTTGAATTTGGAATTAAGATTATTAGGGTTTTTCAAGCATCAAAAAAGTTTAGAAAATTTACGCTATCCTAAAAAAACTTGTGTTTTATTCGCTCAAGCTAAAGAATGCCATAAAGCTTTTTTAAATATTCATAACAAAACAGAGTTAAAATTTTTATTAAAGGATTACGATTTAGAGCCTTTTAATTTGGCTTTAGATTTTTATGTGCTAGAAAACCCCAAACACGCTTTAAAAATCAAAGGCTTGTTAAAAGAAATATTTGATTCTAACGAGCCTTTTAAAAAAGAACACCTAGCCCTTAAGGGTGGCGAGCTTCAAAACTTGGGTTATCAGCACCAAAAAATCGGCGAAATTTTAAACGCATGCTTAAATTCAGTCATTGAAAATCCTAAAAACAACGCTTTAGAATGGCTGATTGAGTGGGTTAAGGGTCATTATTTACCTAATGATGCTATAAATCTTTCGCCAATAGGCAAAAAATTAAAAATTAAAAATGGAAAAAACATGACAACGATGAATGCGATTCAATGGCCTAAGAAATGGATTCCAGGAGAGACTGATAATTTCGTGTCCAATGAAGTTATTGTCAAAGGTTTGGATTTTAATAAAGTGGTGCAGCATTTAAGAGATGCGTCCCATTGGGAAAAGTATTACAAAAATTCAGGGAATATCCACATGTATCATCAAGACAATACCATTCTTAAAGACAAGACTCGTTTCCGCTTTGAAACTTTTGGCTTTTTGGTGGAAGCAGAAGTGGAAGAGTTTGAATTGAAAGACGCTATTTTGCGTTTGGCTTGGAGAGGCTGGAATGAAGCTAAAGGCGATGAGTATCTTGAAGTGTATCACGCATGGCTAGTTGAAAAATTAGATAATGATCGTGTGCGTATTTTAACCCAAGAAAGCCAATCAGGAGTCCCTGCTAAAGCTTTAGCGAAATCTGTGCCTAATGCGATGTTGAATGGCCATCAAGCTTGGTTAGATGGTTTAGTGGCGTATTCACGCTAA
- a CDS encoding NAD(P)-dependent oxidoreductase, protein MKIGWIGLGAMGTPMATRLCDANLEVSVYNRTESKAAPLKEKGVAVYTSPIDLAAKVDLVFIMLSDKAAIDAVLALEFWEQMSEKIVVNMSTIAPLESLSLEKIAQKHQATYLEAPVSGSVGAAKAGALLILAAGNEEVITQLKPVLAHLGSQIFYLGKIGQGTGAKLSINSLLAQMGIAYSEALLLAKHLGVDAESFLQIIGQSSMNSPLFQAKKGMWLQDNYPAAFSLKLMAKDIRLAKNEAGEAIELPFLFKAQELYSQAEKSGLGELDMAAVYHYLEKGEH, encoded by the coding sequence ATGAAAATTGGATGGATTGGACTAGGGGCTATGGGGACTCCTATGGCGACTCGTTTGTGCGATGCAAATTTAGAAGTGTCGGTTTATAACCGAACAGAGAGCAAAGCAGCCCCTTTAAAAGAAAAAGGCGTAGCGGTTTATACTAGCCCTATAGATTTGGCCGCTAAAGTTGATCTGGTTTTTATCATGCTTTCGGATAAAGCGGCGATTGATGCCGTTTTAGCGCTAGAATTTTGGGAACAGATGTCTGAAAAAATCGTGGTGAATATGAGCACCATCGCCCCTTTGGAAAGCTTATCTTTAGAAAAAATCGCTCAAAAGCATCAAGCAACTTACCTTGAAGCGCCCGTTTCAGGATCGGTTGGCGCGGCTAAAGCTGGGGCGTTATTGATTTTAGCAGCCGGTAATGAAGAAGTGATCACTCAACTCAAACCTGTTTTGGCGCATTTGGGGAGTCAGATTTTTTATTTGGGTAAGATTGGTCAAGGGACAGGGGCTAAATTATCCATTAATAGCCTTTTGGCTCAAATGGGGATTGCTTATTCAGAAGCTTTGCTATTAGCCAAACATTTAGGGGTTGATGCAGAGTCATTTTTGCAAATTATTGGCCAATCTAGCATGAATTCGCCTCTCTTTCAAGCTAAAAAAGGCATGTGGCTACAAGACAATTATCCGGCCGCTTTCAGTTTGAAACTTATGGCTAAGGATATTCGTTTAGCTAAAAATGAAGCAGGAGAGGCGATTGAATTGCCATTCTTATTCAAGGCGCAAGAGCTTTATTCTCAAGCGGAAAAATCCGGTTTAGGCGAATTGGATATGGCAGCCGTTTATCATTATTTAGAAAAAGGAGAACATTAA
- a CDS encoding glutamate--tRNA ligase encodes MLRFAPSPTGDMHIGNLRAAIFNYIVAKQQHKPFLIRIEDTDKERNIEGKDQEILEILKLMGISWDKLVYQSHNIEYHREMAEKLLKENKAFYCYASAEFLEREKEKAKNEKRPFRYLDEWATLEKDKNHAPVVRLKAPNHAVSFNDAIKKEVKFEPYELDSFVLLRKDKSPTYNFACACDDLLYEISLIIRGEDHVSNTPKQILIQEALGSNDPIVYAHLPIILDEVSGKKMSKRDEASSVKWLLNQGFLPVAIVNYLITIGNKVPKEVFSLDEAIEWFSLENLSSSPAHFNLKYLKHLNHEHLKLLDDETLLECAHIKDKNLLGLLRLFVEECGTLLELKEKISLFLEPKDIVKTYENEDFKERCLALFNALKSMDFQAYKDFESFKKEAMRLSQLKGKDFFKPLRILLTGNSHGIELPLIFPYIQSHHQEVLRLKA; translated from the coding sequence ATGCTTCGTTTTGCGCCTTCGCCTACAGGGGATATGCACATAGGGAATTTAAGGGCAGCCATTTTTAACTACATTGTGGCCAAACAGCAACATAAACCCTTTCTCATCCGCATTGAAGACACGGACAAAGAGCGCAACATTGAAGGCAAAGACCAAGAGATTTTAGAGATTTTAAAGCTTATGGGGATAAGCTGGGACAAGCTCGTGTATCAAAGCCATAATATAGAGTATCACAGAGAAATGGCAGAAAAATTACTGAAGGAAAATAAAGCGTTTTATTGTTATGCGAGCGCGGAGTTTTTAGAAAGAGAAAAAGAAAAAGCCAAAAATGAAAAACGCCCTTTTAGGTATTTAGACGAGTGGGCCACTTTAGAAAAAGACAAAAACCATGCCCCTGTGGTGCGTTTGAAAGCCCCAAATCATGCGGTGTCTTTCAATGATGCGATTAAAAAAGAAGTGAAATTTGAACCTTATGAATTGGATTCTTTTGTGCTTTTAAGGAAAGATAAAAGCCCGACTTATAATTTCGCTTGCGCATGCGATGATTTGCTCTATGAAATCAGTCTGATTATTAGAGGCGAAGATCATGTGAGTAACACCCCTAAACAAATCTTAATCCAAGAAGCTTTAGGCTCAAACGATCCGATTGTTTATGCGCATTTGCCCATTATTTTAGATGAAGTAAGCGGTAAAAAGATGAGCAAAAGAGACGAAGCGTCCAGCGTGAAATGGCTTTTGAATCAAGGGTTTTTGCCGGTTGCGATCGTGAATTACCTCATCACTATCGGTAACAAAGTGCCTAAGGAAGTTTTTAGCCTTGATGAAGCGATAGAATGGTTTAGTTTAGAAAACCTTTCCAGCTCCCCAGCTCATTTTAATTTGAAATATTTAAAACACTTAAACCACGAGCATTTAAAGCTTTTAGACGATGAAACATTATTAGAATGCGCTCACATAAAAGATAAAAACCTCCTAGGGCTTTTAAGATTGTTTGTAGAAGAATGCGGCACGCTTTTAGAATTGAAAGAAAAAATTTCGTTGTTTTTAGAGCCAAAGGATATTGTTAAAACTTATGAAAACGAAGATTTTAAAGAGCGTTGTTTAGCGCTTTTTAACGCTCTAAAAAGCATGGATTTTCAAGCCTATAAGGATTTTGAAAGTTTTAAAAAAGAAGCCATGCGATTGAGCCAGCTTAAGGGTAAGGATTTTTTCAAACCTTTGCGCATTCTTTTGACCGGGAACTCGCATGGCATTGAATTGCCTTTGATTTTCCCCTATATCCAAAGCCATCATCAAGAAGTTTTAAGGCTCAAAGCATGA
- a CDS encoding YggT family protein gives MIFSTLINAIAVILSSLITIYMWVVIIYSLISFVQPNPNNPIMQILARLCEPVFYFLRSRFKLVFNGLDFAPLVVVIVLKFLDLTLIQWLFMLAKSL, from the coding sequence ATGATATTTTCTACCCTTATTAATGCGATAGCGGTGATTTTAAGCTCGCTCATTACGATTTATATGTGGGTGGTGATCATTTATTCGCTTATCAGCTTCGTGCAGCCTAACCCCAATAACCCCATCATGCAAATCCTCGCTCGCTTGTGTGAGCCGGTGTTTTATTTTTTACGCTCTAGATTCAAGCTGGTGTTTAACGGGTTGGATTTCGCTCCTTTAGTGGTGGTCATCGTTTTGAAATTTTTGGATTTAACTCTCATCCAATGGCTTTTTATGCTCGCCAAAAGTCTTTAA
- a CDS encoding lytic transglycosylase domain-containing protein, with amino-acid sequence MRFFILFFIGALGVSFSQTEFNLKDLEKKPAGIVRDYYLWRYISDKKTTLENAKKAYELTQNKNNALQKAMQEKGSDNAEKNPDVKLPEDIYCKQTALESMLEETDTFQASCIAIALKSKIRDFDKIPLQTLKPLQEKIKEAYPVLYEELEILQSKHVSASLFKANAQVFSALFNHLSYEKKLQIFEKHIPIKELNRLLDEDYPAFNRLIYQVILDPKLDHFKDALTKSNATHSNAQTFFILGINEILRKKTSKALKYFERSEAVIKDDDFSKDRAIFWQYLVSKKKKTLEHLSQSPALNLYSLYASRKLQTTPSYRIISHIQNLSQEDPPFNTYDPFSWQIFKEKTLSLKDEGAFNAMLKSLYYEKSAPELTYLLSQRNKDKIYYYLSPYEGIIEWQNTDERAMAYAIARQESFLLPALISRSFALGLMQIMPFNVEPFAKSLGMDNVDLNDMFNPNIALKFGNYYLNHLKKEFNHPLFVAYAYNAGPGFLRRWLESSKRFKEKNHFEPWLSMELMPYSETRMYGFRVMLNYLIYQEIFGNFIPIDAFLEQTLNSKDKP; translated from the coding sequence ATGCGTTTTTTTATTTTATTTTTTATCGGTGCGCTTGGCGTTAGTTTTTCTCAAACTGAGTTCAATTTAAAAGATTTAGAAAAAAAGCCCGCCGGGATCGTTAGGGATTATTATTTGTGGCGTTATATTAGCGATAAAAAAACCACTTTAGAAAACGCTAAAAAAGCCTATGAATTGACTCAAAACAAAAACAACGCCCTACAAAAGGCCATGCAAGAAAAAGGCTCAGACAATGCAGAAAAAAACCCTGATGTTAAATTGCCTGAAGATATTTATTGCAAGCAAACGGCTTTAGAAAGCATGCTAGAAGAAACAGACACTTTCCAAGCAAGCTGTATCGCTATCGCTTTAAAATCAAAAATCAGAGATTTTGATAAAATCCCCCTTCAAACCCTTAAGCCCTTACAAGAAAAAATCAAAGAGGCTTACCCCGTTCTTTATGAAGAATTAGAAATTTTGCAAAGTAAGCATGTGAGCGCTTCTTTGTTTAAGGCTAACGCGCAAGTGTTTAGCGCGCTTTTCAATCATTTGAGTTATGAAAAAAAGCTCCAAATTTTTGAAAAGCATATCCCTATTAAAGAGTTAAACCGCCTTTTAGACGAAGATTACCCGGCGTTTAACCGCTTGATCTATCAGGTTATCTTAGATCCTAAATTGGATCATTTTAAAGACGCTCTCACTAAAAGTAACGCTACCCACAGCAACGCGCAAACCTTTTTTATTCTAGGGATCAATGAAATCTTGCGCAAAAAAACTTCTAAAGCACTCAAGTATTTTGAACGCTCAGAAGCGGTTATCAAGGACGATGATTTTTCAAAAGACAGAGCGATTTTTTGGCAGTATTTAGTCTCTAAAAAGAAAAAAACTTTAGAACATCTTTCACAAAGCCCTGCCTTAAACCTCTATAGTCTTTATGCGAGCCGCAAACTCCAAACCACGCCCAGTTATCGCATCATTTCTCACATCCAGAATTTAAGCCAAGAAGACCCTCCTTTTAACACTTATGACCCTTTTTCGTGGCAAATTTTTAAGGAAAAAACCTTGAGTTTGAAAGATGAGGGCGCGTTTAATGCGATGCTAAAAAGCTTGTATTATGAAAAAAGCGCCCCTGAATTAACCTATCTTTTAAGCCAACGCAATAAAGACAAGATTTATTATTATTTATCCCCTTATGAGGGCATTATTGAATGGCAAAATACAGATGAAAGGGCTATGGCGTATGCGATCGCTAGGCAAGAAAGCTTCTTGCTCCCGGCCTTAATCTCTCGCTCCTTTGCTCTAGGGCTTATGCAAATCATGCCCTTTAATGTAGAGCCTTTCGCTAAAAGCCTTGGCATGGATAATGTTGATCTAAACGACATGTTTAACCCCAATATCGCCCTCAAATTTGGTAATTATTACTTGAACCATTTGAAAAAAGAATTCAACCACCCCCTTTTTGTCGCCTACGCCTATAACGCTGGGCCTGGGTTTTTAAGGAGGTGGTTAGAAAGCTCCAAACGATTTAAAGAAAAAAATCATTTTGAGCCATGGCTTAGCATGGAGCTTATGCCTTATAGCGAGACTCGCATGTATGGCTTTAGGGTCATGCTCAATTACTTGATTTATCAAGAAATTTTTGGGAATTTCATCCCTATTGATGCGTTTTTAGAACAAACTCTTAACTCAAAGGACAAACCATGA
- the galU gene encoding UTP--glucose-1-phosphate uridylyltransferase, whose amino-acid sequence MIKKCLFPAAGYGTRFLPITKTIPKEMLPIVDKPLIQYAVEEAMDAGCEVMAIVTGRNKRSLEDYFDTSYEIEHQIQGTNKENALKSIRNIIEKCCFSYVRQKQMKGLGHAILTGEALIGNEPFAVILSDDLCISHDHPSVLKQMTSLYQKYQCPIVAIEEVALEEVSKYGVIRGEWLEEGVYEIKDMVEKPSQEDAPSNLAVIGRYILTPDIFEILSETKPGKNNEIQITDALRTQAKRKRIIAYQFKGKRYDCGSVEGYIEASNAYYKKRL is encoded by the coding sequence ATGATTAAAAAATGCCTTTTTCCTGCCGCTGGCTATGGCACGCGTTTTTTGCCGATCACTAAAACCATTCCTAAAGAAATGCTGCCCATTGTGGATAAGCCTTTAATCCAATACGCTGTAGAAGAAGCGATGGACGCGGGTTGTGAAGTGATGGCGATCGTTACGGGTAGAAACAAGCGTAGCTTAGAAGATTATTTTGACACGAGCTATGAAATAGAGCATCAAATCCAAGGCACTAACAAAGAAAACGCCCTAAAAAGCATTCGTAACATTATAGAAAAATGCTGTTTTTCCTATGTGCGCCAAAAGCAAATGAAAGGCTTAGGGCATGCGATTTTAACCGGAGAAGCCCTCATAGGCAATGAGCCTTTTGCGGTGATTTTATCCGATGACTTATGCATAAGCCATGATCACCCAAGCGTGTTAAAGCAAATGACTTCGTTGTATCAAAAATACCAATGCCCCATTGTCGCCATTGAAGAAGTAGCGTTAGAAGAAGTTTCAAAATACGGCGTGATCAGGGGCGAATGGTTAGAAGAGGGGGTGTATGAGATTAAAGACATGGTGGAAAAACCAAGCCAAGAAGACGCCCCAAGCAATCTAGCCGTGATAGGGCGCTACATTCTAACCCCAGATATTTTTGAAATTTTAAGCGAGACGAAACCGGGTAAAAACAATGAAATCCAAATCACAGACGCCTTACGCACTCAAGCCAAAAGAAAGCGCATCATCGCTTACCAATTCAAAGGCAAACGATACGATTGCGGGAGCGTGGAAGGCTATATTGAAGCGAGTAACGCTTATTATAAAAAACGCTTATAA
- the murA gene encoding UDP-N-acetylglucosamine 1-carboxyvinyltransferase, which yields MDFLEIVGQVPLKGGVEISGAKNSALPILAATLLSRQEVKIKSLPQVVDIKAMALLLQNLGASLEWLNPNTLQISAKSLSHTEATYDLVRKMRASILVLGPLLARFKECLVSLPGGCAIGARPVDLHLKAMQQLGAEIKIEQGYIHAKAPKGLKGNDILFDKISVTGTENALMAASLAKGITRIINAAKEPEITQLCAFLQSGGVEIEGVSSSELQIRGVESDALNLKDIQIIPDRIEAGTYLCVGAITNSQLKINRIIPNHLQAITDKLIEIGFSLDIQENSIEIYPAKKRQAFEITTKEYPGFPTDMQAQFMALATQCLGTSVIEETLFENRFMHASELQRLGANISLKTNIATISGSTELTGSDVMATDLRASSALILAALVAKGVSRVHRIYHLDRGYERLEDKINALGAKVARLKEK from the coding sequence TTGGATTTTTTAGAGATTGTAGGACAAGTCCCTTTAAAAGGGGGGGTAGAAATTTCTGGGGCGAAAAACTCCGCGCTCCCCATTTTAGCCGCCACGCTTTTAAGCCGCCAAGAAGTCAAAATCAAATCTTTGCCCCAAGTAGTGGATATAAAGGCGATGGCGTTATTGTTGCAAAATTTAGGCGCAAGCTTAGAATGGCTTAATCCTAACACGCTTCAAATCAGTGCTAAATCCTTGAGCCACACCGAAGCCACTTACGATTTGGTGCGTAAAATGCGTGCTTCCATTTTGGTTTTAGGCCCACTATTGGCGCGTTTTAAAGAATGCTTAGTGAGTTTGCCCGGTGGGTGCGCTATAGGAGCTAGGCCTGTGGATTTGCACTTAAAAGCGATGCAACAATTAGGGGCTGAAATCAAAATTGAGCAAGGCTATATCCATGCAAAAGCCCCTAAAGGCTTGAAAGGGAATGATATTTTATTTGATAAAATCAGCGTTACAGGCACAGAAAACGCCCTCATGGCAGCCAGTTTGGCTAAAGGGATCACGCGCATCATTAATGCGGCTAAAGAGCCAGAAATCACTCAATTGTGCGCGTTTTTGCAGAGTGGGGGGGTAGAAATTGAGGGCGTTAGCAGCAGCGAGTTACAGATTAGGGGGGTAGAAAGCGACGCTTTAAATTTAAAAGACATTCAAATCATACCCGATAGGATTGAAGCAGGCACTTATTTGTGCGTGGGGGCTATCACTAACAGCCAGCTTAAAATCAATCGTATCATCCCTAACCATCTTCAAGCGATCACCGACAAGCTCATAGAAATTGGTTTTTCGCTAGACATTCAAGAAAATTCTATAGAAATTTATCCGGCCAAAAAACGACAAGCCTTTGAAATCACCACGAAAGAATACCCGGGCTTTCCCACAGACATGCAAGCGCAATTCATGGCGTTAGCCACGCAGTGTTTGGGGACGAGCGTGATTGAAGAAACGCTTTTTGAAAACCGCTTCATGCATGCGAGTGAGTTGCAACGCTTGGGGGCTAATATCAGCCTAAAAACCAATATCGCTACCATTAGCGGATCCACAGAGCTTACCGGAAGCGATGTGATGGCGACCGATTTAAGGGCTTCTTCGGCTCTCATTTTAGCCGCTTTAGTGGCTAAGGGCGTGAGTAGGGTGCATAGGATTTACCACTTGGATAGGGGTTATGAGAGATTAGAGGATAAAATCAACGCCTTAGGGGCAAAAGTTGCGCGCTTGAAAGAAAAATAA
- a CDS encoding uracil-DNA glycosylase, translating into MERLLGETYTDISLIKPQNKPLNKQVHEGIENCNLCKRYQHSKPVIGLFNPTSKLAFITLTPMLDSQLHFLNNLKAAMLESIIQKVFNYPLKDCSILSLLKCDSNSLNLEEEINACLPHLIWQLDNSASKVIIVFGEILPKRLLNLSKEESFGRIVSLKTKHFLSTHALEDMLKNPTLKKEALAHFKIALQFLNQS; encoded by the coding sequence ATGGAGCGTCTTTTGGGCGAAACTTATACGGATATTAGCCTTATAAAGCCCCAAAATAAGCCCCTTAACAAACAAGTTCATGAGGGTATAGAAAATTGTAATTTGTGCAAACGCTACCAACATTCAAAACCGGTGATCGGGCTTTTTAACCCCACTTCCAAGCTCGCTTTCATCACGCTAACCCCCATGCTGGATAGCCAATTACATTTCTTAAACAATTTAAAAGCGGCCATGTTAGAGAGCATTATCCAAAAGGTTTTTAACTACCCCTTAAAAGATTGCAGTATTTTATCGCTCCTTAAATGCGACTCTAACAGCCTCAATTTAGAAGAAGAAATCAACGCATGCCTGCCCCATTTAATCTGGCAATTAGACAACAGTGCTTCAAAAGTCATTATCGTATTTGGCGAGATTTTGCCCAAACGCCTTTTAAACCTTTCTAAAGAAGAATCCTTTGGGCGCATCGTGTCTTTAAAAACCAAACATTTTTTAAGCACCCATGCTTTAGAGGACATGCTCAAAAACCCCACGCTCAAAAAAGAAGCGTTAGCGCATTTTAAAATAGCGCTCCAATTTCTCAATCAGTCTTAA
- a CDS encoding fucosyltransferase, which translates to MFQPLLDAYIDSTQIEETAHKPPLNAALANWWPLDKRESKGFRKKFILHFILSQHYTITLHRNPDKPADIVFGNPLGSARKILSYQNAKRVFYTGENESPNFNLFDYAIGFDELDFRDRYLRMPLYYDRLHHKAESVNDTTAPYKIKSDSLYALKKPSHHFKENHPHLCAVVNNESDPLKRGFASFVASNPNAPIRNAFYDALNAIEPVIGGGSVKNTLGYNVKNKSEFLSQYKFNLCFENTQGYGYVTEKIIDAYFSHTIPIYWGSPSVAKDFNPKSFVNVHDFKDFDEAIDYVRYLHTHPNAYLDMLYENPLNTLDGKAYFYQNLSFKKILDFFKTILENDTIYHDNPFVFYRDLNEPLATIDDLRVNYDDLRVNYDDLRVNYDDLRVNYDDLRVNYDDLRVNYDDLRVNYDDLRVNYERLLQNASPLLELSQNTTFKIYRKIYQKSLPLLRAIRRWVKK; encoded by the coding sequence ATGTTCCAGCCCTTATTAGACGCTTATATAGACAGCACCCAAATAGAAGAGACAGCCCATAAGCCCCCATTAAATGCAGCCCTAGCCAATTGGTGGCCTTTGGATAAAAGAGAAAGCAAAGGGTTTAGAAAAAAATTTATTTTACATTTCATTTTAAGCCAGCATTACACAATCACTTTACACCGAAACCCTGATAAACCTGCGGACATCGTTTTTGGTAACCCCCTTGGCTCAGCCAGAAAAATCTTATCCTATCAAAACGCTAAAAGGGTGTTTTACACCGGTGAAAACGAATCGCCTAATTTCAATCTCTTTGATTACGCCATAGGCTTTGATGAATTGGATTTTAGAGACCGTTATTTGAGAATGCCTTTATATTATGATAGACTACACCATAAAGCCGAGAGCGTGAATGACACCACCGCGCCCTACAAGATCAAATCTGACAGCCTTTATGCTTTAAAAAAACCCTCCCATCATTTTAAAGAAAACCACCCTCATTTATGCGCAGTAGTGAATAATGAGAGCGATCCTTTGAAAAGAGGGTTTGCGAGTTTTGTCGCAAGCAACCCTAACGCTCCTATAAGGAACGCCTTCTATGACGCTTTAAACGCTATTGAGCCAGTTATTGGGGGAGGGAGCGTGAAAAACACTTTAGGCTATAATGTCAAAAACAAGAGCGAGTTTTTAAGCCAATACAAATTCAATCTGTGTTTTGAAAACACTCAAGGCTATGGCTATGTTACTGAAAAAATCATTGACGCTTATTTCAGCCATACTATTCCTATTTATTGGGGGAGTCCTAGCGTGGCGAAAGATTTTAACCCTAAAAGTTTTGTGAATGTGCATGATTTTAAAGATTTTGATGAAGCGATTGATTATGTGAGATACTTGCACACGCACCCAAACGCTTATTTAGACATGCTCTATGAAAACCCTTTAAACACCCTTGATGGGAAAGCTTACTTTTACCAAAATTTGAGTTTTAAAAAAATCCTGGATTTTTTTAAAACGATTTTAGAAAACGACACGATTTATCACGATAACCCTTTTGTTTTCTATCGTGATTTGAATGAGCCTTTAGCGACTATTGATGATTTGAGGGTTAATTATGATGATTTGAGGGTTAATTATGATGATTTGAGGGTTAATTATGATGATTTGAGGGTTAATTATGATGATTTGAGGGTTAATTATGATGATTTGAGGGTTAATTATGATGATTTGAGGGTTAATTATGATGATTTGAGGGTTAATTATGAGCGCCTTTTACAAAACGCTTCACCTTTATTGGAATTGTCTCAAAACACCACTTTTAAAATCTATCGCAAAATTTATCAAAAATCCTTACCTTTGTTGCGCGCCATAAGGAGATGGGTTAAAAAATAA